Within Candidatus Eisenbacteria bacterium, the genomic segment GCGGGAGATGGTGATGCCCGGGGACAACGTGGACGGAATGGACGTGGAGCTGATCACGCCGATCGCGATGGAAGACGGGCTGCGGTTCGCGATCCGCGAGGGTGGGCGCACGGTCGGCGCCGGCGTCGTCACCCAGATCGATAAGTAGGCGGAGGAAGTCGTGCGGGATCAGGTCACGTTGGCGTGCAACGACTGCAAGCGACGGAACTACATCACCACCAAGAACAAGCGGCTCCATCCCGATCGGGTGGAGTTCCGGAAGTTCTGTCCGTTCTGTCGCAAGCACACGGAGCACAAGGAGACGCGGTAAGAGGCACTCGGGAGGGAGACCGTTTTCTCTGGCGAGCCAGAGAAAACGGTAGGCCTGTAGCTCAGTCCGGCTAGAGCACCGGTCTCCAAAACCGGGAGTCGGGGGTTCAAATCCCTCCAGGCCTGCCATTCCGGAAGGCGGCAGGGACGCCGGGGCAGTCGAGAGGTCGCGAGAGTCGAGGAGGCATCGAGATGTCGTTGGTCGGTCGGATGCGCGAGTTCTGGAAGAACGTCGGCGTGGAGATCACCAAGGTGAGCTGGCCCACGCGGGACGAGCTGCGCGCTTCCACGATCGTGGTGATCGTCACCGTGCTGATCGTCGCTGCTTACATCGGCGTGGTGGACCGGGTTCTCAACATCGGCCTGGGGCTGGTCTTCAAATGACCAAGGACGTCATGACCAAGCGGTGGTACGTGGTCCATACGTACTCGGGCCACGAGAACAAGGTGAAGACGAACCTGGAGAAGGCGATCACCTCCTCGGGGCTCGGCGAACACTTCGGGCAGATCCTGGTTGCCACCGAGGACTTCGCCGAGATGAAGGACGGCAAGAGGAAGATCTCGAAGCGAAAGACCTTTCCGTCCTACGTGATGATCGAAATGGAGCTCAACAACGAGACCCGACATCTGGTGCAGAACGTGCCGGGCGTGACGCG encodes:
- the tuf gene encoding elongation factor Tu (EF-Tu; promotes GTP-dependent binding of aminoacyl-tRNA to the A-site of ribosomes during protein biosynthesis; when the tRNA anticodon matches the mRNA codon, GTP hydrolysis results; the inactive EF-Tu-GDP leaves the ribosome and release of GDP is promoted by elongation factor Ts; many prokaryotes have two copies of the gene encoding EF-Tu), which produces REMVMPGDNVDGMDVELITPIAMEDGLRFAIREGGRTVGAGVVTQIDK
- the rpmG gene encoding 50S ribosomal protein L33, encoding MRDQVTLACNDCKRRNYITTKNKRLHPDRVEFRKFCPFCRKHTEHKETR
- the secE gene encoding preprotein translocase subunit SecE, encoding MSLVGRMREFWKNVGVEITKVSWPTRDELRASTIVVIVTVLIVAAYIGVVDRVLNIGLGLVFK